One segment of Gordonia terrae DNA contains the following:
- the cynS gene encoding cyanase: MTTPIMPKTDAAELINAARIRQGLTWATIADKIDAPLVWTVAALLGKHPVPPAKATAVVELLGLGEGVAESLRQQPTRTPDEAAANDPTIYRFHEAIDVYGPALKELIHEEFGDGIMSAINFKIGFERRSDPNGDRVVVTFDGKFLDYNW, from the coding sequence ATGACCACCCCGATCATGCCGAAAACCGATGCCGCAGAGCTCATCAACGCCGCACGGATACGCCAGGGACTCACGTGGGCGACGATTGCCGACAAGATCGACGCCCCGCTGGTGTGGACCGTTGCGGCACTGCTGGGCAAGCATCCGGTCCCGCCCGCGAAGGCGACCGCCGTGGTCGAGTTGCTCGGACTCGGCGAAGGTGTGGCGGAGAGCCTGCGGCAGCAACCCACGCGGACGCCCGACGAGGCGGCGGCGAACGATCCCACCATCTACCGCTTCCACGAGGCGATCGACGTCTACGGACCCGCGCTCAAGGAGCTCATCCACGAGGAGTTCGGCGACGGCATCATGAGCGCCATCAACTTCAAGATCGGCTTCGAGCGACGGTCCGACCCCAACGGCGACCGGGTGGTCGTGACCTTCGACGGCAAGTTCCTCGACTACAACTGGTGA